In Vigna radiata var. radiata cultivar VC1973A chromosome 3, Vradiata_ver6, whole genome shotgun sequence, the following proteins share a genomic window:
- the LOC106756756 gene encoding heterogeneous nuclear ribonucleoprotein Q, translating to MQKMPGAGHRDVLPEGNSEPEKPADSDEQVDFDGDNDQEETMEEEEVEYEEVEEEEEVEVEEEEEEEEEEEEVEVEEEEEEEEEVEETKPSDVKDETGVTDTEDEKKKHAELLALPPHGSEVYIGGIPQKVSEEDLSVFCQSVGEVSAVRIMKGKESGEAKGYAFVTFKTKELASKAIKELNNTELKGKKIKCSTSQAKHRLFIGNVPRNWTEENMNEVVSEIGPGVISVELLKDPQISGRNRGFAFIEYYNNACAEYSRQKMSNSNFKLGSNAPTVSWADPRNYESSANSQVKALYVKNLPGNITQDRLKELFEHHGKITKVVVPSAKAGQEKSRYGFVHFAERSSAMKALKNTEKYEIDGQTLECSLAKPQADQKSSGAANQQKSAILPTYPPHLGYGMVGGAIGAGYGGAIGAGYGAAGFAQPLMYGPGPAPPGMTMMPMLLPDGRIGYVLQQPGFQQHAPMLESQHRRRGSGSSGGGKRSNDNNSNSGRGRYHPY from the exons ATGCAAAAAATGCCTGGGGCAGGACATAGAGATGTATTACCGGAGGGAAACAGTGAGCCTGAGAAACCTGCAGATTCTGATGAGCAAGTAGACTTTGACGGGGACAATGATCAAGAGGAGACaatggaggaagaagaagttgaGTATGAAGAGgtagaggaggaggaagaagtagaagtggaggaggaggaggaggaggaggaggaggaagaagaggtggaggtggaggaggaggaggaggaggaggaagaagtaGAAGAGACTAAGCCTTCAGATGTTAAAGATGAGACAGGAGTGACAGACACTgaagatgagaaaaagaaacatgCTGAGCTTCTTGCACTTCCACCTCATGGGTCCGAGGTCTACATTGGGGGCATTCCTCAAAAAGTTTCTGAAGAAGATTTGAGTGTATTTTGTCAATCTGTGGGAGAAGTTTCAGCG GTTAGGATAATGAAGGGCAAAGAATCAGGTGAAGCAAAAGGATACGCTTTTGTGACCTTCAAGACAAAGGAATTGGCATCTAAGGCTATTAAGGAGCTGAATAACACTGAACTTAAG ggaaaaaaaataaagtgctCAACATCTCAAGCTAAGCACAGGTTGTTCATTGGTAATGTTCCCAGAAATTGGACTGAAGAAAATATGAACGAAGTTGTGTCAGAGATTGGCCCTGGAGTCATTTCTGTGGAACTATTGAAG GACCCACAGATCTCTGGCCGTAATCGGGGATTTGCTTTTATTGAGTATTACAACAATGCTTGTGCAGAATATTCAAGGCAGAAAATGTCAAACTCAAACTTTAAACTTGGCAGTAATGCTCCAACAGTTAGCTGGGCCGATCCAAGGAATTATGAATCATCTGCAAACTCTCAg GTAAAAGCATTGTATGTAAAGAACCTTCCAGGAAACATTACTCAGGATCGTCTTAAGGAGCTGTTTGAACATCATGGAAAAATCACAAAAGTGGTTGTCCCTTCTGCTAAAGCTGGCCAAGAAAAAAGCAGATATGGTTTTGTTCACTTTGCTGAAAGATCAAGTGCCATGAAGGCATTGAAGAACACAGAGAAATATGAAATTGAtg GACAAACATTAGAGTGTTCACTAGCAAAGCCACAAGCAGATCAGAAGTCATCTGGGGCAGCTAATCAACAGAAGTCGGCTATACTTCCTACTTATCCACCTCATCTTGGTTATGGTATGGTTGGTGGTGCAATAGGTGCAGGATATGGTGGTGCTATAGGAGCAGGATATGGTGCTGCTGGCTTTGCACAA CCACTGATGTATGGTCCTGGACCAGCACCTCCTGGCATGACAATGATGCCGATGCTTTTACCTGATGGAAGGATTGGATATGTATT GCAACAACCAGGGTTTCAACAGCATGCTCCGATGCTGGAATCCCAACATAGGAGGAGGGGCAGCGGTAGTTCAGGTGGTGGGAAACGAAGTAATGATAATAACAGCAATAGTGGGCGTGGCCGATATCATCCCTACTAA